Proteins found in one Lycium ferocissimum isolate CSIRO_LF1 chromosome 6, AGI_CSIRO_Lferr_CH_V1, whole genome shotgun sequence genomic segment:
- the LOC132061182 gene encoding agamous-like MADS-box protein AGL80, which translates to MTRSRVNLALIEDITERKVSYKKRQKGYLKKAQELSTLCDVETATVVYSPYHDEPKVFPNQEAVTNTFRKFRELPELEQFQNMATLEDVIKKRIKKLENQLSKVRKENRVKEFTNKMHEVLNGKNIPTNIKPYDLNDLSYVINETLKRVREVMKIKVDGEASTSNAPGMIPPVAPTTMASPSPLPMIAPSTSAPEFPPMTPLMDPSMNVPQISASMPMNNYQRYSYDYPQSPPLSEMFNWNDDVVGFFDDMPFNNNVQDSNNNNNI; encoded by the coding sequence ATGACTAGATCGAGAGTGAATCTTGCTTTGATTGAAGATATCACCGAGAGAAAAGTCTCATACAAAAAAAGACAGAAAGGATACTTGAAAAAGGCCCAAGAACTTAGCACCCTATGTGATGTTGAGACTGCTACTGTCGTCTATAGTCCTTACCACGACGAACCTAAGGTATTTCCAAATCAGGAAGCTGTTACCAATACTTTTAGAAAGTTTAGGGAGCTGCCAGAGTTGGAGCAATTTCAAAATATGGCGACACTAGAAGATGTCATCAAGAAAAGGATTAAGAAGTTGGAGAATCAATTGTCAAAGGTAAGGAAGGAGAACAGAGTGAAGGAGTTCACGAACAAGATGCATGAAGTGTTGAATGGAAAAAATATTCCCACTAACATTAAACCTTACGATCTCAACGATCTGAGTTACGTGATCAATGAAACCCTTAAAAGGGTACGTGAAGTGATGAAAATAAAGGTTGATGGAGAGGCTTCTACATCAAATGCTCCTGGAATGATCCCTCCAGTGGCTCCAACCACAATGGCTTCTCCAAGTCCTTTACCAATGATAGCTCCGTCAACATCTGCTCCAGAATTTCCTCCAATGACACCATTAATGGACCCCTCAATGAATGTCCCCCAAATAAGTGCATCAATGCCAATGAATAACTACCAAAGATATTCCTATGACTATCCACAGAGTCCTCCATTGTCTGAGATGTTTAACTGGAATGATGATGTTGTGGGTTTTTTCGATGATATGCCTTTCAACAACAATGTTCaagactccaacaacaacaacaatatctaA